One window from the genome of Balearica regulorum gibbericeps isolate bBalReg1 chromosome 18, bBalReg1.pri, whole genome shotgun sequence encodes:
- the ARHGDIA gene encoding rho GDP-dissociation inhibitor 1 translates to MAEQEPTAEQLAQIAAENEEDEHSVNYKPPAQKSIQEIQELDKDDESLRKYKEALLGAVTVTADPNAPNVVVTKLTLVCATAPGPLELDLTGDLESYKKQAFVLKEGVEYRIKISFRVNREIVSGLKYIQHTFRKGVKIDKTEYMVGSYGPRAEEYEFLTPMEEAPKGMLARGSYNIKSKFTDDDKTDHLSWEWNLTIKKDWKD, encoded by the exons ATGGCAGAGCAGGAGCCAACGGCGGAGCAGCTGGCCCAGATTGCAGCTGAAAATGAGGAGGACGAACACTCCGTCAACTATAAGCCACCTGCCCAGAAGAGCATCCAGGAGATCCAGGAGCTGGACAAGGATGATGAGAGCCTGCGCAAGTACAAGGAGGCACTGCTCGGTGCCGTCACTGTGACCGCAG ATCCCAATGCTCCAAATGTGGTGGTGACCAAGCTGACTTTGGTCTGTGCTACTGCTCCTGGCCCCCTGGAGCTGGACCTGACAG GTGACCTGGAGAGCTACAAGAAGCAAGCGTTTGTGCTGAAGGAGGGTGTGGAATACCGGATAAAAATCTCGTTTAGG GTGAACAGGGAGATTGTGTCAGGGTTGAAGTATATTCAGCACACATTCCGGAAAGGAGTGAAAA tTGACAAGACTGAATACATGGTTGGGAGCTACGGCCCCCGAGCAGAGGAGTACGAGTTTCTGACCCCCATGGAAGAAGCCCCTAAGGGCATGCTGGCCCGGGGCAGCTACAACATCAAATCCAAGTTCACAGATGATGATAAGACTGACCACCTGTCCTGGGAGTGGAACCTGACCATCAAGAAGGATTGGAAGGACTAG
- the P4HB gene encoding protein disulfide-isomerase gives MAGLRAILPLLCLLLPQPARAGDSAAGLEEEDGVLVLRAASFEQALAAHRYLLVEFYAPWCGHCKALAPEYAKAAAKLKAEGSEIRLAKVDATEESELAQQFGVRGYPTIKFFRNGDKAAPKEYTAGREADDIVSWLKKRTGPAATTLTDAAAAETLVDSSEVVVIGFFKDLTSEPAKEFLLAAEAVDDIPFGISSSADVFTKYQLSKDGVVLFKKFDEGRNNFEGDLTKDNLLNFIKSNALPLVIEFTEQTAPKIFGGEIKTHILLFLPKSVSDYQEKLDNFKSAAGSFKGKILFIFIDSDHSDNQRILEFFGLKKEECPAVRLITLEEEMTKYKPESDDLTADKIKEFCNKFLEGKIKPHLMSQDLPEDWDKQPVKVLVGKNFEEVAFDENKNVFVEFYAPWCGHCKQLAPIWDKLGETYRDHENIVIAKMDSTANEVEAVKIHSFPTLKFFPAGSGRNVIDYNGERTLEGFKKFLESGGQDGAAADDDLEDLETDEETDLEEGDDDEQKIQKDEL, from the exons ATGGCGGGGCTCCGCGCGATCCTGCcgctgctctgcctcctcctgccgcAGCCCGCCCGTGCCGGCGACTCCGCCGCGGgtctggaggaggaggacggcGTCCTGGTGCTGCGCGCCGCCTCCTTCGAGCAGGCGCTGGCGGCGCACCGCTACCTGCTCGTCGAGTTCT ACGCCCCGTGGTGCGGGCACTGCAAAGCGCTGGCGCCCGAGTACGCGAAGGCGGCGGCGAAGCTGAAGGCGGAGGGCTCGGAGATCCGGCTGGCCAAGGTGGATGCTACGGAGGAGTCGGAGCTGGCGCAGCAGTTCGGCGTGCGCGGCTACCCCACCATCAAGTTCTTCAGGAACGGCGACAAGGCCGCTCCCAAGGAGTACACAG CTGGCAGAGAAGCAGATGATATTGTCAGCTGGCTGAAGAAACGCACTGGCCCGGCTGCAACTACCCTgacagatgctgctgcagcagagacgTTAGTGGATTCCAGTGAAGTGGTTGTGATTGGTTTCTTTAAG GATTTGACATCAGAGCCTGCAAAGGAGTTCTTGCTGGCAGCGGAAGCGGTGGATGACATTCCTTTTGGGATTTCCTCCAGTGCTGATGTCTTCACCAAGTACCAGCTTAGCAAGGACGGCGTGGTCCTCTTCAAGAAG TTTGATGAAGGCCGTAACAACTTTGAAGGGGATCTCACAAAGGATAATTTATTGAACTTCATCAAGTCTAATGCGTTACCTCTGGTCATAGAGTTCACTGAACAG actGCTCCAAAAATCTTTGGAGGCGAGATCAAGACTCATATTCTGCTGTTCTTACCAAAAAGTGTGTCTGACTATCAAGAGAAACTGGACAACTTCAAGAGTGCAGCTGGAAGCTTCAAAGGGAAG atCCTGTTCATCTTCATAGACAGCGACCACAGTGACAACCAGAGgattttggagttttttggcctaaagaaagaagaatgtcCAGCTGTACGTCTGATCACACTGGAGGAAGAAATGACCAAATACAAACCTGAATCAGATGACCTTACAGCAGACAAGATCAAAGAGTTCTGCAATAAGTTCCTGGAGGGCAAGATCAAG CCCCACCTGATGAGTCAAGACCTTCCTGAAGACTGGGACAAGCAGCCTGTCAAAGTTCTAGTTGGGAAGAACTTTGAAGAAGTTGCTTTTGATGAGAATAAGAATGTCTTTGTAGAGTTCT ATGCCCCCTGGTGTGGCCACTGTAAGCAGCTGGCTCCTATCTGGGACAAGCTGGGAGAGACCTACAGGGACCATGAGAACATTGTCATTGCCAAGATGGATTCAACAGCCAATGAAGTGGAGGCTGTGAAAATCCACAGCTTCCCCACACTCAAGTTCTTCCCTGCAGGCTCTGGCAGAAAT GTAATTGACTATAATGGGGAGAGGACATTGGAAGGCTTCAAAAAATTCTTGGAGAGTGGAGGTCAGGATGGGGCAGCAGCTGATGAT GATCTGGAGGACCTGGAGACGGATGAAGAAACAGACCTTGAGGAAGGTGATGATGATGAGCAGAAAATCCAAAAGGATGAATTGTAA